A single genomic interval of Bacillus sp. es.036 harbors:
- a CDS encoding D-serine ammonia-lyase: protein MNIAGKALEQWKAEHPLLDDLLQFKEVYWENQQKGKIPQTTDLSMADILDAEARMKRFEPYFRKVFPETNGIIESSISEISNMKAKLEEEKQIKIQGDLLLKRDDILPIAGSIKARGGIYVVIKHAEKLALGHAILTKNDDYAILADKKFTEFFSAFSISVGSTGNLGLSIGIMSAKFGFNVTVHMSSDAKQWKKDLLREKGVQVVEHQADYGAAVEEGRKQCEKKLTCYFIDDENSKDLFLGYAVAAIRLKKQFDERGIKVNAENPLHVYLPCGVGGGPGGIAFGLHQVFGEHVHCYFAEPTHSPSMLIGLMTGLHDQVSVEDFGIDNNTAADGLAVGRPSGFVGRVMQPMLEGVYTVTDERMKEMLRWIYETEGIKLEPSALAGMSGPQTTAVEGKSSRGTHLVWATGGSLVPDEVWGEEWKEK, encoded by the coding sequence ATGAACATAGCAGGAAAAGCACTTGAACAGTGGAAAGCTGAACATCCACTTTTAGACGACCTACTTCAGTTCAAGGAAGTTTATTGGGAAAATCAGCAAAAAGGAAAAATCCCTCAAACAACGGATCTTTCGATGGCAGATATTCTGGACGCTGAAGCTCGGATGAAACGTTTTGAGCCTTATTTTCGCAAAGTGTTTCCAGAAACGAACGGCATCATTGAATCGTCTATTTCTGAAATCAGCAACATGAAAGCGAAGTTGGAGGAAGAAAAACAGATCAAAATTCAAGGAGATCTTCTTTTAAAACGAGATGATATTCTCCCAATTGCCGGCAGTATTAAGGCGCGTGGTGGTATTTATGTAGTGATCAAACATGCCGAGAAACTAGCGCTTGGTCATGCGATTTTAACGAAAAACGACGATTATGCTATTCTAGCTGATAAAAAGTTCACCGAGTTCTTCTCGGCTTTTTCAATCTCCGTCGGTTCAACAGGGAACCTCGGGTTAAGTATTGGCATCATGTCGGCAAAATTCGGATTTAACGTCACCGTGCATATGTCGAGTGATGCGAAACAGTGGAAAAAAGACCTTTTGCGTGAAAAGGGAGTACAAGTTGTGGAGCATCAGGCAGACTACGGAGCGGCTGTAGAAGAAGGGCGAAAGCAGTGTGAGAAGAAGCTAACGTGTTATTTCATTGATGATGAAAACTCGAAAGACCTCTTTCTCGGATATGCGGTAGCAGCGATTCGATTGAAAAAGCAGTTTGATGAGCGGGGGATAAAAGTGAATGCTGAAAATCCCCTACACGTTTATTTGCCTTGCGGTGTAGGTGGAGGGCCCGGTGGGATTGCGTTTGGCCTTCATCAAGTATTCGGCGAGCATGTTCACTGTTACTTCGCAGAACCGACGCATTCACCATCGATGCTGATCGGCTTAATGACAGGATTGCATGATCAAGTATCTGTTGAAGACTTTGGAATCGATAATAATACAGCGGCAGATGGCTTAGCCGTAGGGCGACCATCTGGATTTGTTGGTCGTGTGATGCAACCAATGCTTGAAGGGGTCTACACGGTGACAGATGAGCGAATGAAGGAAATGCTCCGATGGATCTATGAAACAGAAGGGATTAAACTTGAGCCTTCTGCTCTTGCAGGAATGAGCGGTCCACAAACAACAGCAGTAGAAGGAAAGAGTTCTCGCGGCACACATCTGGTGTGGGCAACAGGCG
- a CDS encoding cell wall-binding repeat-containing protein codes for MKKGLIRLVVAFLLISGVGNGLSLVTGEMNVNAAEFSYNEISDILTEEAIKREIPPEVAKAVALMESGWDQSAMNEDGDGGIGIMQVTNAPQSEQDRLKNDLRYNIQRGLDILNDKFEGKAGKLPTVNDNDRDVIESWYFAVLAYNGQKQVNSPIYKNEDDEKFGERNLEAYQEKVFKDIYSYSLLVRERNYEPIPFGFEVSDFKYNTEDPTDTNLYFETTHYELPEEVLHHSTQTFKEGNIVFTAEGANFRAGPSTETKSLAKADGREVVTLQSQPLSDKSNEYNTAAGDNLSEMPLQHLAWYEVKLEDGKKAFIASADLLPLIHRLSGSDRYETSVAISQEGWPNGADTIVLARGDAFPDALAGTPLAYQEDGPLLLTKSSVLEKSTKDELKRLNANKVIILGSENAISENVVKEIKTINKNITIERLGGENRYDTAAIISAKLSSDTAVLAYGHKFPDALSIAPYAAKNGYPVFLTDSNGELDNDTKAKINSFDKVIVVGGSDVVSTNAVKGLDYKRYAGEDRYKTNVDINRNLKMGNERAYFATGYNFPDALSGAVVAAKNDAPLFLAQKPGRDLTDETVTLLKEQSFDQFGLFGGKDVLDVEDDLLDVILSR; via the coding sequence TTGAAAAAAGGATTAATTCGTTTGGTTGTTGCATTTCTCTTAATTTCAGGGGTAGGAAATGGTTTGTCTCTTGTAACTGGTGAAATGAACGTGAATGCAGCAGAATTTTCTTATAACGAGATTAGTGACATATTGACAGAAGAAGCGATTAAGAGAGAGATTCCACCTGAGGTTGCTAAAGCCGTTGCTTTAATGGAAAGTGGTTGGGATCAAAGTGCAATGAACGAAGACGGTGATGGTGGAATTGGGATCATGCAGGTTACCAATGCACCTCAATCAGAACAAGATAGATTAAAAAATGACTTACGCTATAACATCCAGCGAGGCCTGGATATACTGAACGATAAATTTGAAGGAAAAGCTGGTAAACTTCCGACGGTAAACGATAATGACCGTGATGTTATCGAAAGTTGGTATTTTGCAGTTCTGGCATATAACGGCCAAAAGCAAGTAAACAGTCCGATTTACAAAAATGAAGATGATGAGAAATTTGGAGAACGAAATCTAGAAGCTTATCAAGAGAAAGTATTCAAAGATATCTATAGCTACAGTCTTTTAGTTCGTGAAAGAAACTATGAACCTATTCCATTTGGATTTGAAGTAAGTGATTTTAAATACAATACTGAGGATCCAACAGATACGAATTTGTATTTTGAGACGACTCATTATGAGTTGCCTGAAGAAGTGCTTCATCACTCAACGCAAACATTTAAAGAAGGAAATATTGTGTTTACAGCAGAAGGTGCTAACTTCCGTGCGGGTCCTTCGACAGAGACTAAGTCATTAGCAAAAGCAGATGGGCGTGAGGTTGTTACTTTACAAAGTCAACCATTGAGCGATAAGTCGAATGAATACAACACTGCTGCAGGTGATAATTTATCAGAAATGCCTCTGCAACACCTAGCATGGTATGAAGTGAAGCTTGAAGATGGAAAGAAAGCTTTTATCGCATCTGCAGATTTACTTCCTCTTATCCATCGGTTGTCAGGTTCTGATCGTTATGAGACATCCGTAGCGATCTCTCAAGAAGGCTGGCCGAACGGTGCAGACACTATTGTACTAGCTAGAGGGGATGCCTTTCCAGATGCACTTGCTGGAACTCCACTTGCATATCAGGAAGATGGTCCTCTGTTACTAACAAAAAGCAGTGTATTAGAAAAGTCTACTAAAGATGAGCTTAAGCGGCTAAATGCAAATAAAGTTATCATTCTAGGAAGTGAAAATGCCATTTCTGAGAACGTGGTAAAAGAGATCAAAACGATTAACAAAAATATTACCATTGAACGTTTGGGTGGTGAAAATCGCTATGATACCGCAGCGATCATTTCAGCCAAGCTTTCAAGTGATACAGCAGTCCTTGCGTATGGGCACAAATTTCCTGATGCCTTATCCATAGCTCCTTATGCTGCGAAGAATGGATATCCAGTATTTCTAACAGATAGTAATGGTGAGCTGGATAACGATACAAAAGCAAAAATTAACTCCTTTGATAAAGTTATTGTAGTTGGCGGTAGTGATGTTGTAAGTACTAATGCGGTGAAAGGTCTCGATTATAAGCGATATGCAGGAGAGGATCGATACAAAACGAACGTTGATATCAATAGGAACCTAAAGATGGGGAATGAGAGAGCCTACTTTGCGACTGGATACAATTTTCCTGACGCTCTTTCAGGAGCAGTCGTCGCTGCCAAAAATGATGCGCCCCTCTTTTTAGCACAAAAGCCTGGTCGGGATCTAACTGATGAAACAGTAACTCTACTAAAAGAACAATCTTTCGATCAATTTGGTCTATTTGGAGGGAAAGACGTTCTTGATGTAGAAGATGACTTGTTAGATGTGATTTTAAGTAGATAA